In Chryseobacterium sp., the genomic window TTTACATAAAAATTGTCAGTGCTGAGGCTGGCTTCCCAGGAATTGAAAAGTTTAGCTCTTCTGTTCTCTATATCATAGCTTGTGATTAAACAAGGTTTTATCAGTTCTTTTAATTCTAGATTTCCAAAAAAATCATTTAAATTTTTCTCAAGTGCTTCCTGGGAGATTTTTTCATTCAACAGGCCAAATGGATTGACCAGTTTTTCCCAAAAAGAAACCTGGAAGATGTCGCCGCCCTTTTCAGCGTACAATTCTAACCCTTTCTGGATAGAATATTTTGCTTTTCGGACTTCATCAGGGCATAAAATGATAGAAGCAATCAAACCTCCCGTACTGCTGCCTGCGATCAGATCAAAATAATCCCCGAGTTTGGCACTCGGTTTATCATAGTACTGGAGCTGTTCTTCTATGTAGCGTAGAATAATACAGGTGATAATTCCCCTTATTCCACCCCCGTCCAAAGAAAGAATGGTTGTCTTTTTCATGTGATATTTTTAATTGTTTTTTTAAAAGGACACATGCCATCTTAAATTCATAAAACCAACTGCTGTATGAGCGGAAAATTGGATTTAAAATTCAGATTTCATTGCTTTTTCAGTCGTTTTTTCTATAAAGCAAAGGTAGGCGGGGAAAGCGACAGAACTTGTCGTATTATAATTAATTTCAAATAAAAGAGAATTAAAAAATAATATAATTCTGTGAATCTTTAGGCATCTTTAAAAGCGTTCTCCAACTGGTTTTAACCGTATTTTGTCCTGTTGGAATATTCTTTTTTTCGAAGTGGGGAAGATCCTTGAATGTTTTCCAGTTTCCACCCCAGCCCCAGCCATATCTGGCAAAAATTTTCACACATTCATACCAGTCGGCTACCTGATCATTGTCCCAGTCTTTGGCGGTATCCCAGCTTGCTGTTTTTCCGTTAATGATCAGGCAGATGTCTACGGCAAGTCCGTAATTGTGGATGCTTTGTCCCGCTTTGGCATTGGTCACTTTTTTTCCGGAAGTAAGTCTTCCAAGGGCATAGAGCCTCTCCTGTTCTTCAAAAGATCTCAGTCCCTGGGTGATTCTGATTTTTGCTTTTCCTGTCAGTGCTTTGTCACATTCTTTAATAATCTGCTTCACTTCATCTCTGATGAGCGGATGAAGGGTCTGAATTCTCTCTAATGTTACTTTGTCCATAAAATTTACTATTATGAAGCAAATGTATAGAGGGAAGGCGACGAAACTTGACGTATTTTATTAAAAAAATTTATATACATGAAAATTTCTCGATGGGATGGAAGGATATTGTTTTTGAAGATAAAGTTAGATGGAATATACGGCAAAACATGTCGTGTTTTAATATTTTAAGGGGTTAAGACAGGATAGTACTGAAATGATGTTTTCCCTACCTTAGCAACCTGTTTTCCAAATTTCTCATTGTCTTTTTCAAGTCTGAAAATATATCGTTCAGCTCTACATTTTCCTGAGTAGGTTTATAATCTTGTGGTAAAATCCCCCGTACATATTTCCATATTTCTATAAGGTCTTCAAAAGCAATATCATAGGATGGATAAAAAGAATTGTCAGAAGATACGGTTATGGATGTCTTGTTTTTAGCCAGAAATGTTTTGTAGGTAATCCCGTCAGGAGTGACAAAAATATATTGTTTGTTGGGTTTTAAATCTTCAATTTTTTCAACATATTCTCCAATAACACAAGACCCATCTGCAAAAGGAGGCATAGAGTCCCCATCTGCTAAAAAACCTCTATATTTTCCGTTGGTTAAGAACGGTAAATACATCCTTTGAAGCCCTTCAA contains:
- a CDS encoding M15 family metallopeptidase, which gives rise to MDKVTLERIQTLHPLIRDEVKQIIKECDKALTGKAKIRITQGLRSFEEQERLYALGRLTSGKKVTNAKAGQSIHNYGLAVDICLIINGKTASWDTAKDWDNDQVADWYECVKIFARYGWGWGGNWKTFKDLPHFEKKNIPTGQNTVKTSWRTLLKMPKDSQNYIIF
- a CDS encoding LexA family transcriptional regulator, producing MSIFSDNIRFLRGKKEKTQQELANTLKLTRSRYVSYEDGRSEPPIEILIRISKFFNISIDLLVSVDIRKYPLDDILKLPDNRIVLPVMVDYEGNNFIEIVPQKASMGYLKGYADPEYIEGLQRMYLPFLTNGKYRGFLADGDSMPPFADGSCVIGEYVEKIEDLKPNKQYIFVTPDGITYKTFLAKNKTSITVSSDNSFYPSYDIAFEDLIEIWKYVRGILPQDYKPTQENVELNDIFSDLKKTMRNLENRLLR